One Candidatus Methylomirabilota bacterium genomic window carries:
- a CDS encoding CDP-alcohol phosphatidyltransferase family protein: protein MVPFTEMAHALTTVRLLLILPFVLLMAHGEPHAAALAAGVLAVAIVSDVLDGIIARRRGTASAAGGLFDHTTDCLFVTAGLAAMAGRSAAPWILPVLVVAAFAQYVADSYWLHRGRSLRTSRLGRWNGILYFVPLVVDVLVRLGWGALRPVLSLLVWALVVSTLVSMGERLWAVRELRRTARGLLAAGTGDRSRH, encoded by the coding sequence GTGGTACCGTTCACGGAGATGGCCCACGCGCTGACCACCGTCCGGCTCCTCCTGATCCTCCCGTTCGTGCTCCTGATGGCTCATGGCGAGCCGCACGCCGCCGCTCTCGCCGCCGGAGTGTTGGCGGTGGCCATCGTGTCCGACGTGCTGGACGGGATCATCGCGCGCCGTCGGGGGACGGCCAGCGCGGCGGGCGGGCTCTTCGATCACACCACCGACTGCCTGTTCGTCACCGCCGGCCTTGCCGCGATGGCTGGACGCAGCGCCGCCCCCTGGATATTGCCGGTGCTGGTCGTCGCCGCGTTCGCGCAGTACGTGGCGGATTCGTACTGGCTTCATCGCGGCCGGTCGCTGCGGACGAGCCGGCTCGGCCGCTGGAACGGGATCCTCTACTTCGTCCCGCTCGTGGTCGACGTCCTGGTCCGGCTGGGCTGGGGCGCGCTTCGGCCGGTGCTCAGCTTGCTGGTGTGGGCGCTCGTGGTGAGCACGCTGGTCTCGATGGGCGAGCGGCTGTGGGCGGTCAGGGAGCTTCGGCGAACAGCTCGCGGGTTGCTCGCCGCAGGAACAGGAGACCGGTCGCGGCATTGA
- a CDS encoding ABC transporter substrate-binding protein, producing the protein MLSQVSLCAVVVLCLSPARSSEAGPPSDALRAAFGDANTILTDPTSERHPLERLGAIRALFGSVFDFRGAAERSLGAQWQANSVAEQNEFTRLFAEFMQRGFVYWLASVADVDTHGAGVTVHFLRESVERETATVQIAVVGRAGRLIPVIYDLVYRDRRWMVRDVTIEGVSLVANYRAQFDRVIRSSSYPELIQRMRLRIATGLPRQEQ; encoded by the coding sequence GTGCTTTCGCAGGTGAGCCTCTGTGCCGTGGTCGTGCTGTGTTTGTCTCCGGCGCGCTCGAGCGAGGCAGGACCTCCCAGCGATGCGCTCAGAGCCGCGTTCGGAGACGCCAACACGATCCTCACCGATCCGACGTCGGAACGACACCCCCTCGAGCGCCTGGGCGCCATCCGGGCCCTCTTCGGCAGCGTTTTTGACTTCCGTGGCGCGGCCGAGCGCTCACTGGGAGCCCAATGGCAGGCGAACAGCGTGGCGGAGCAAAATGAGTTCACCCGGCTCTTCGCCGAGTTCATGCAGCGCGGCTTCGTCTACTGGCTGGCCTCAGTGGCCGATGTCGACACTCATGGTGCCGGGGTCACCGTCCACTTTCTGAGGGAGTCCGTTGAGCGAGAGACTGCGACCGTGCAGATTGCGGTCGTCGGCCGGGCCGGAAGACTGATACCTGTCATTTACGACCTGGTCTATCGCGACCGGCGCTGGATGGTGCGTGATGTGACGATCGAAGGCGTCAGCCTGGTGGCAAACTACCGAGCCCAGTTCGACCGCGTCATCCGGTCTTCGTCGTATCCGGAGCTCATCCAGCGGATGAGACTCCGGATCGCCACTGGCTTGCCCCGCCAAGAGCAGTAG